The Eriocheir sinensis breed Jianghai 21 chromosome 24, ASM2467909v1, whole genome shotgun sequence genome contains a region encoding:
- the LOC127002980 gene encoding uncharacterized protein LOC127002980 isoform X2, whose amino-acid sequence MGGRSNIASLVFKPPGAPVSSLATRSTQRHPTLSHLSLQRDSATTQIIMSRTFYLLLLLAPHGVLLTSQTRELQVSFIHPEFPVVKIKANCDPSSGRKMILDVYKCPMNASQPYLPVSLKGVCEEEGGTHCLTEDLRGEDCFAISGYFWKEKTLKYTSSELSLANVTFFSREFTVEATSWKQQGNTSVLHLKPVAGIPIYMLKLEDASQNKSGNCSSLVLTGGTEEPFDTIVFTAHWHQQVFPGCTYRVWFRPRTECQKDMIGAKDKELPRLQYVQASKEVHQPDHHAAGRSRFRRSAVLRPVTQVGNQHAAHHTRQCRRQTFPCLLPLGPPLPVLSLRLHGLAGHR is encoded by the exons CGACGAGAAGCACCCAGCGCCACCCCACGCTGAGCCATCTTTCCCTTCAACGAGACTCAGCCACAACACAGATCATCATGTCCCGCACTTTCTATTTGCTGCTTTTACTTG CCCCCCACGGAGTCCTCCTCACCAGCCAAACGAGAGAACTACAGGTCAGCTTCATCCACCCTGAGTTCCCTGTTGTCAAGATTAAGGCCAACTGCGACCCGTCTTCag GTCGAAAGATGATTTTGGATGTTTACAAGTGCCCCATGAATGCAAGTCAACCATATTTACCAGTGTCGTTAAAGGGAGTCTgcgag GAGGAGGGCGGGACACACTGCCTCACCGAAGACCTTCGGGGCGAGGATTGCTTCGCTATATCAGGATATTTTTGGAAAGAAAAAACCTTGAAGTACACGTCTTCCGAGCTCAGCCTGGCCAACGTGACCTTTTTCAGCAGAGAATTTACGGTTGAAGCCACATCCTG GAAACAACAAGGCAACACATCGGTGCTCCACCTCAAGCCAGTGGCCGGGATTCCCATCTACATGCTCAAGCTCGAGGATGCCAGTCAAAACAAG AGCGGGAACTGCAGCTCTCTGGTCCTGACGGGTGGCACGGAGGAGCCATTTGACACAATTGTCTTCACGGCACACTGGCACCAACAAGTCTTCCCGGGCTGCACCTACAGGGTCTGG TTCAGGCCGAGGACCGAATGTCAAAAAGATATGATCGGCGCCAAGGACAAGGAACTGCCGAGGCTTCAGTACGTACAAGCGAGCAAAGAA gtacaccagcccgaccatcatgctgctgggagaagtCGGTTCAGgcgcagtgcagtgttgaggcccgtcactcaggtgggcaatcagcacgccgctcaccatacaaggcagtgcagacgaCAGACGTTCCCATGCCTCCTGCCGCTCGGTCCGCCTCTTCCCGTCTTGTCTCTCCGGCTGCAtggattagcaggtcatcgctaa